A genomic window from Chelonoidis abingdonii isolate Lonesome George chromosome 26, CheloAbing_2.0, whole genome shotgun sequence includes:
- the LOC116828494 gene encoding nuclear receptor subfamily 1 group D member 1-like, translating to MDNSPGGVILYVGSTAGSSPTPGSPPGSYLVPSPQHSLPSSLEELTLTEIGVIKPQGSSSPSSPKVAFQFPEGVRYPSKGQSPPTQSRVATAKQNSVTGTFTKTGGMVLLCKVCGDIASGFHYGVHACEGCKGFFRRSIQQNINYKMCVKNENCMIMRMNRNRCQHCRFKKCLAVGMSRDAVRFGRIPKREKQRLLDEMQSYMNSLNEAPMDVGLGPEGEAPPSPDAQEEEAIGAISRAYHDIFVSGQDRLGKQAEPYPSLSYTDQQLNNGYAYGQYDSAGLPLSGYGACPQEATSYVDNGPRRFGNDIYQAQQAGYLANAGHYPTFEYSYSEGSPQRACPWRSTTSRGIACPLNASPYCSNGNSSQQVWEEFSQCFTPAVKEVVEFAKSIPGFQSLCQQDQVMLLKAGTFQVLMVRFSSLFNPKEKVVTFLSGETYSLCSLRSMGMGCLLDAMFEFSEKLSSLGLDAQEMALFMAVVLVSADRSGISDVDAVEILQETLIRALRTLVTKKHPDDSTLFPKLLLRLPDLRTLNNQHSEKLLAFRIDP from the exons ATGGATAACAGTCCTG GCGGCGTGATCCTCTACGTGGGCTCTACGGCCGGCTCCAGCCCCACTCCGGGCAGCCCACCCGGCAGCTACCTGGTGCCCTCCCCACAGCACTCCCTGCCCTCATCGTTGGAGGAGCTGACACTGACCGAGATCGGGGTCATCAAGCCGCAGGGCTCCAGCTCGCCATCCTCACCTAAGGTGGCCTTCCAGTTCCCGGAAGGGGTCAGGTACCCCAGCAAGGGCCAGTCGCCCCCCACCCAGAGCAGAGTTGCTACGGCCAAGCAGAACAGCGTGACCGGCACCTTCACTA AGACGGGCGGGATGGTGCTGCTGTGCAAGGTGTGCGGGGACATCGCCTCCGGCTTCCACTATGGCGTCCACGCCTGCGAGGGCTGCAAG GGCTTCTTCCGGCGCAGCATCCAGCAGAACATCAACTACAAGATGTGCGTGaagaatgagaactgcatgaTCATGCGCATGAACCGCAACCGCTGCCAGCACTGCCGCTTCAAGAAGTGCCTGGCCGTCGGCATGTCCCGCGATG CGGTGCGCTTCGGGCGCATCCCCAAGCGGGAGAAGCAGCGCCTACTGGACGAGATGCAGAGTTACATGAACAGCCTCAACGAGGCCCCCATGGACGTGGGGCTGGGGCCCGAGGGGGAGGCACCCCCCAGCCCCGACGCCCAGGAGGAGGAGGCCATCGGCGCCATCTCACGGGCCTATCATGACATCTTTGTCAGCGGGCAGGACCGGCTGGGCAAGCAGGCTGAGCCTTACCCCTCGCTCAGCTACACCGACCAGCAGCTCAATAACGGTTACGCCTACGGGCAGTACGACTCAGCTGGCCTGCCCCTCTCCGGCTATGGTGCCTGCCCCCAGGAGGCCACCAGCTATGTGGACAACGGGCCCCGCCGCTTCGGCAACGACATCTACCAGGCCCAGCAGGCCGGGTACCTGGCCAACGCTGGGCACTACCCCACCTTTGAGTACAGCTACTCGGAGGGCAGCCCCCAGAGGGCATGCCCCTGGCGTTCCACCACCAGCAGAGGCATT gCGTGCCCGCTGAATGCCAGCCCATACTGCAGCAATGGGAACAGCAGCCAGCAGGTGTGGGAGGAGTTCTCCCAGTGCTTCACGCCCGCTGTCAAGGAGGTGGTGGAGTTCGCCAAGAGCATCCCAGGCTTCCAGTCACTCTGCCAGCAGGACCAGGTCATGCTCCTCAAGGCGGGCACCTTCCAG GTGCTCATGGTGCGGTTCTCCTCCCTCTTCAACCCCAAGGAGAAGGTGGTGACGTTCCTGAGTGGTGAGACCTACTCGCTCTGCAGCCTGCGCTCCATGGGCATGGGCTGCCTGCTGGACGCCATGTTCGAGTTCAGTGAGAAGCTCAGCTCCCTCGGGCTGGATGCCCAGGAGATGGCGCTCTTCATGGCTGTCGTCCTTGTCTCGGCAG ATCGCTCTGGCATCTCAGACGTGGATGCCGTGGAAATCCTTCAGGAGACCCTCATCCGGGCCCTGCGGACTCTGGTGACAAAGAAGCACCCCGACGactccaccctcttccccaaactcctcctgcgCCTTCCCGACCTGCGGACCCTCAACAACCAGCACTCGGAGAAGCTCCTGGCCTTCCGGATCGATCCTTAA